A single Methanobrevibacter boviskoreani JH1 DNA region contains:
- a CDS encoding RNA-guided pseudouridylation complex pseudouridine synthase subunit Cbf5, with protein MSELLEKSRFETDFKYGCVPEERTIEEYLNKGVINLDKPSGPTSHEVDSWVLRILEADKTGHGGTLDPKVTGILPMGINSATRSMQLLSLASKEYVCLMNIHESLDEDIIREVFDEFTGKIFQMPPVKSAVKREIRAREVYYANISEIEDRFVLFRIGCQAGTYVRTYCHDIGEALGCGAHMAELRRTQVGSFSEDNNLVTLQDITDAYYYYKHEGNEKYLRESIMPMEEAASHLPKIYIKDSTVASITHGADLAAGGISILSDDIRPGDTVAIMTLKGELVGSGISRYSSQDILDAENGIIVNTNHVFMDENLYPISWK; from the coding sequence ATGAGTGAATTATTAGAAAAATCTCGTTTTGAAACAGATTTTAAATATGGCTGTGTACCTGAAGAAAGGACGATTGAGGAGTATTTAAATAAAGGTGTTATTAATTTAGATAAACCTTCTGGACCTACTTCTCATGAAGTTGATTCCTGGGTTTTAAGAATTTTGGAAGCTGATAAAACGGGGCATGGTGGAACATTGGATCCTAAGGTTACAGGAATCTTGCCAATGGGCATTAATTCCGCAACACGTTCCATGCAACTTTTGTCATTAGCATCAAAAGAATATGTTTGTCTCATGAATATTCATGAAAGCTTGGATGAGGATATAATCAGAGAGGTATTTGATGAGTTTACAGGTAAAATATTTCAGATGCCTCCTGTTAAGTCTGCAGTTAAAAGGGAAATAAGGGCAAGGGAAGTTTATTATGCAAATATTTCCGAGATTGAAGATAGATTCGTATTATTTAGAATAGGTTGTCAAGCAGGTACCTATGTTAGAACTTATTGTCATGATATTGGTGAGGCTTTAGGCTGTGGAGCACATATGGCTGAACTTAGAAGGACACAGGTAGGATCCTTTTCTGAGGATAATAATCTTGTTACCTTACAGGACATTACTGATGCATATTATTATTATAAACATGAGGGTAATGAGAAATATTTAAGGGAATCTATTATGCCAATGGAGGAGGCTGCTAGTCATTTGCCTAAGATATATATTAAGGATTCTACTGTTGCCTCAATTACTCATGGTGCAGATCTTGCTGCAGGGGGAATCTCAATATTATCTGATGACATTCGTCCAGGGGATACCGTTGCAATAATGACTTTAAAAGGTGAATTAGTAGGTTCCGGTATTAGCCGTTATTCCTCTCAGGATATTTTAGATGCTGAAAATGGCATTATTGTAAATACTAATCATGTTTTCATGGATGAGAATCTTTATCCAATTTCATGGAAATGA
- a CDS encoding 30S ribosomal protein S13 — protein sequence MADEEFKHLVRISRKDVDGNKTFEYALTDIKGIGLSLSRTIGLTLGFDLNAKIGYIKDEDVLKIEELLENPQKFGIPDWMLNRRNDYTTGETTHLIESDLDMTLRDDLNRMKKTRSYKGRRHELGLPVRGQRTKATFRHGSSVGVSRTRNTGL from the coding sequence ATGGCAGACGAAGAATTTAAACATTTAGTACGTATTTCAAGAAAGGACGTAGATGGTAATAAAACTTTCGAATACGCTTTAACAGATATTAAAGGTATTGGATTATCTTTATCAAGAACTATCGGTCTTACTTTAGGTTTCGACTTAAATGCTAAAATTGGATACATAAAAGACGAAGATGTTTTAAAAATCGAAGAACTTTTAGAAAATCCACAAAAATTTGGCATCCCTGATTGGATGTTAAACAGAAGAAACGATTATACTACTGGTGAAACTACTCATTTAATTGAATCTGATCTTGACATGACTTTAAGAGATGATTTAAACAGAATGAAAAAGACCAGAAGTTACAAAGGAAGAAGACACGAACTTGGTTTACCTGTTAGAGGTCAAAGGACTAAAGCTACATTTAGACATGGTTCTTCTGTAGGAGTTAGTCGTACCAGAAATACTGGGTTATAG
- a CDS encoding 30S ribosomal protein S4, with protein MGHPRKARKKYTTPPHPWNAERIKSENKLMVKYGLKNKKEIWKADTLVRKYSREARYLLGFAQDQAVEDKNELLGHLIRIGVLSENARLEDILNLNVEDVLRRRLQTVVYRKGLARTAKEARMFIVHGHIALNGKKIDSPSYMVKRGEDDLIGFYGNSSVAKQIEDYNNNKANKVEEESE; from the coding sequence ATGGGACATCCACGTAAAGCAAGAAAGAAATATACTACTCCTCCACATCCTTGGAATGCTGAAAGAATTAAATCAGAAAACAAATTAATGGTTAAATATGGTTTAAAAAACAAAAAAGAAATTTGGAAAGCTGATACTTTAGTTAGAAAATACAGTAGGGAAGCAAGGTATTTACTTGGTTTTGCTCAAGATCAAGCTGTCGAGGATAAGAATGAATTATTAGGACACTTAATTAGAATAGGTGTTTTATCAGAAAATGCTCGTCTTGAAGATATTCTTAACTTAAATGTTGAAGATGTTCTTAGAAGAAGATTACAAACTGTTGTTTATCGTAAAGGTTTAGCACGTACAGCTAAAGAAGCTAGAATGTTTATTGTTCATGGACACATTGCATTAAATGGTAAAAAAATCGATTCTCCAAGTTACATGGTTAAAAGAGGAGAAGATGATTTAATTGGTTTCTATGGTAATTCATCTGTAGCTAAACAAATTGAAGATTATAACAATAACAAAGCAAATAAAGTTGAAGAAGAATCAGAATAG
- a CDS encoding 30S ribosomal protein S11, whose product MAKDEKWGIANIYSSFNNTIITVTDITGAETITQWSGGKVVRSDRQEASPFAAMEAATRVAEDIKEKGFVGLHIKVRAPGGNGPRSPGPGAQATIRALARAGIKIGKIEDITPIPHDGTGRPGGKRGRRV is encoded by the coding sequence ATGGCAAAAGATGAAAAATGGGGAATAGCAAATATTTATTCATCATTCAACAATACTATTATTACTGTTACTGATATAACCGGTGCTGAAACCATTACTCAATGGTCTGGTGGTAAAGTTGTACGTTCTGATAGACAAGAAGCTTCTCCTTTCGCAGCTATGGAAGCAGCTACTCGTGTAGCAGAAGATATTAAAGAAAAAGGATTTGTTGGTTTACATATCAAAGTCAGAGCACCTGGTGGTAACGGACCTAGAAGTCCAGGTCCTGGTGCACAAGCAACTATCCGTGCTTTAGCAAGAGCTGGTATTAAAATTGGTAAAATTGAAGATATAACTCCAATTCCTCATGATGGTACAGGACGTCCTGGTGGTAAAAGAGGTAGAAGAGTATAA
- a CDS encoding DNA-directed RNA polymerase subunit D, with amino-acid sequence MEIEVKSQKDDEIVFIIRDAEVPFVNAIRRIAMMGVPKLAIEDVNIVKNESAMFDEVLAHRLGLTPLVSDLESIEGLVLPDECDCDDYCPKCSVSFTLNKKGPGVVYSKDLVSSDPKIKPVYDTIPLVKLKENEEIELEAVAKLGFGKDHAKWMPTTVCAYKQYPKITFNDDVEIDYDCASACPRGILKADRRSKKIKVLDIENCAMCKSCVRACVNDYIHVGYEENNFIFKIETDGSMPPKEVLLKACDVLADKADELIEFSKGGK; translated from the coding sequence ATGGAGATTGAAGTCAAAAGTCAAAAAGATGATGAAATTGTATTCATTATCCGTGATGCAGAAGTACCTTTTGTTAATGCAATTAGAAGAATTGCTATGATGGGAGTTCCTAAATTAGCAATTGAAGATGTCAACATTGTTAAGAATGAATCTGCGATGTTTGATGAGGTACTCGCACATAGATTAGGTTTAACTCCTTTAGTTTCTGACTTGGAATCTATCGAAGGCCTAGTTCTTCCTGATGAATGTGACTGTGATGACTACTGCCCAAAATGCAGTGTTTCATTTACATTAAATAAAAAAGGCCCAGGAGTTGTCTATTCTAAAGATTTAGTCTCTTCTGACCCTAAAATTAAACCTGTATATGACACAATTCCTTTAGTAAAACTTAAAGAAAATGAAGAAATCGAACTTGAAGCTGTAGCAAAACTTGGCTTCGGTAAAGATCATGCTAAATGGATGCCGACTACAGTTTGTGCATACAAACAATATCCTAAGATTACCTTTAATGATGATGTGGAAATCGATTATGATTGTGCTTCTGCATGTCCTAGAGGTATATTAAAAGCAGATCGCAGATCTAAGAAAATTAAAGTTTTAGATATTGAAAACTGTGCAATGTGTAAAAGCTGTGTAAGAGCATGTGTCAATGATTATATTCATGTTGGATATGAAGAAAATAATTTTATTTTTAAAATAGAAACTGATGGATCAATGCCTCCAAAAGAGGTCTTATTAAAAGCTTGTGATGTTTTAGCGGATAAAGCAGATGAGCTAATTGAATTTAGTAAAGGAGGAAAATAA
- a CDS encoding 50S ribosomal protein L18e, producing MAKKVIKTNPNLFKLIRTLKIKSNQEDVAIWKDVASKLEGSNRSTAEVNVSSINRYANENEVVLVPGKVLSNGNLDKKVTVAALNFSSKAQEKIENAGGECLTISEILEQNPKGSNIRIMQ from the coding sequence ATGGCTAAAAAAGTTATAAAAACAAATCCTAACCTTTTTAAACTTATTAGAACTCTCAAAATTAAATCTAATCAAGAAGACGTAGCTATATGGAAAGATGTTGCATCTAAACTTGAAGGATCTAACAGAAGCACTGCTGAAGTTAATGTATCTTCAATTAACAGATATGCTAATGAAAATGAAGTAGTATTAGTTCCAGGTAAAGTTTTATCTAATGGTAATTTAGACAAAAAAGTTACTGTAGCAGCATTAAACTTCTCTAGTAAAGCTCAGGAAAAAATTGAAAATGCTGGTGGAGAATGCCTTACTATTAGTGAAATTCTTGAACAAAATCCTAAGGGAAGCAATATTAGGATTATGCAATAA
- a CDS encoding 50S ribosomal protein L13, which yields MIVNGEGCILGRLASVVSKALLEGEEVVVLNAEKIMITGNKDWAYAKYKQRVDRKSISNPRTLGPKYPHRPDDIFRRTVRGMLPIKKTKGRNAYKGLKAYVGVPAEFADSEVTEVPAAEYENVKKGIELGEISRLLGAKF from the coding sequence ATGATTGTTAATGGTGAAGGATGCATTTTAGGTAGACTTGCTAGTGTAGTAAGTAAAGCACTTCTTGAAGGTGAGGAAGTTGTTGTACTTAATGCTGAAAAAATTATGATTACTGGTAATAAGGATTGGGCTTATGCAAAATATAAACAACGAGTAGACAGAAAAAGTATTTCAAACCCTAGGACATTAGGTCCTAAATATCCTCATAGACCAGATGATATATTTAGAAGAACTGTTAGGGGAATGTTACCTATTAAGAAAACAAAAGGTAGAAATGCTTACAAAGGATTAAAAGCTTATGTAGGTGTACCTGCTGAATTTGCTGATAGTGAGGTAACTGAAGTTCCTGCAGCAGAATATGAAAACGTTAAAAAAGGTATAGAATTAGGCGAAATCTCAAGATTATTAGGAGCTAAATTCTAG
- a CDS encoding 30S ribosomal protein S9, with protein sequence MMKVVHTSGKRKTAIARGTVKEGTGRVRINKQPLELYSPELARLKLQEPLDIAGDIVNDVDITVRVRGGGVMGQAEAARMVIAKGLVQYTNDMDLKEKYNHYDRTMLVGDPRRSEPKKYGGPGARARKQKSYR encoded by the coding sequence ATTATGAAAGTTGTTCATACTAGTGGAAAACGTAAAACTGCTATTGCAAGAGGTACTGTAAAAGAAGGTACCGGTAGAGTAAGAATCAATAAACAACCTTTAGAACTTTACTCTCCTGAACTTGCAAGATTAAAATTACAAGAACCTTTAGACATTGCAGGAGATATCGTTAACGATGTAGATATCACTGTAAGAGTTAGAGGTGGAGGAGTTATGGGTCAAGCTGAAGCTGCTCGTATGGTTATTGCAAAAGGTTTAGTTCAATACACTAATGATATGGATTTAAAAGAAAAATACAATCATTATGATAGGACTATGCTTGTAGGGGATCCTAGAAGATCAGAACCTAAGAAATACGGTGGTCCTGGAGCTAGAGCTCGTAAACAAAAAAGTTACAGGTAG
- a CDS encoding DNA-directed RNA polymerase subunit N — MIPIRCISCGKPVSAYFDEYNRRLENGEDSKDILDDLGLTRYCCRRMLISHVETWE; from the coding sequence ATGATTCCTATAAGATGTATTAGTTGCGGAAAACCAGTATCTGCTTACTTTGATGAGTATAACAGAAGATTAGAAAATGGGGAAGATTCTAAAGATATCTTAGATGATCTTGGTTTGACTAGATACTGTTGTAGAAGAATGTTGATTTCACATGTTGAAACTTGGGAATAA
- a CDS encoding DNA-directed RNA polymerase subunit K: MTRKDLTRFEKARILGARAIQLSMGAEPQVEVEDSLDPIDIAYQELEANVLPLDVVRDDE; encoded by the coding sequence ATGACTAGAAAAGATTTAACAAGATTTGAAAAAGCTAGAATCTTAGGTGCAAGAGCTATTCAACTTTCAATGGGTGCAGAACCACAGGTTGAAGTTGAAGATTCATTAGATCCTATTGATATAGCTTATCAAGAATTAGAAGCTAATGTCTTACCTTTAGATGTAGTTAGAGATGATGAATAA
- the eno gene encoding phosphopyruvate hydratase: MDSIIEDVRVRKILDSRGNPTVEVDIITWNGFGRAAAPSGASTGSREVKSFPEGGVDKVIGEVEDVISSELIGMDAEYLSDIDLVLKEIDGTDNMSAIGGNTSVAVSMAAAKAAAASYNLPLYKFLGGNMRNELPYPLGNMMNGGAHAGVNAPDIQEFLVVPVGAKSIEQAVFGNVAIHKKLKELIAKKDSAFTGGKGDEGGWIPNVTNDTALEIQAQACEEVSNELGFEIRPSLDFASSEFWDADKGKYVYEQDGIERDTGEQVEYVKDIINTYGMFYVEDPFDENDFDGFSQLTSEVGDKCLVCGDDLFVTNKEYLAKGIAQNAANAIIIKPNQIGSLTETYATVKLAKENNVVPVVSHRSGETTDETIAHLAVAWGAPIIKTGAVSGERIAKLNELIRIEEELSDPKMASFN; encoded by the coding sequence TTGGATAGTATTATTGAAGATGTCCGTGTTAGAAAAATATTGGACAGTAGAGGTAATCCAACTGTTGAAGTAGATATTATTACTTGGAACGGTTTTGGTAGAGCTGCTGCACCTAGTGGGGCTAGTACCGGTTCTAGGGAAGTTAAATCTTTCCCTGAAGGTGGAGTAGATAAGGTTATTGGCGAAGTAGAAGATGTAATTTCTTCTGAACTTATTGGAATGGATGCTGAATATTTATCTGACATCGATTTAGTTTTAAAAGAAATCGATGGAACAGATAATATGTCTGCTATTGGAGGTAACACCTCTGTAGCTGTGTCTATGGCAGCGGCTAAAGCTGCAGCAGCATCATACAACTTACCATTATACAAATTCTTAGGTGGAAATATGAGAAATGAACTTCCATACCCACTTGGAAATATGATGAATGGTGGAGCTCATGCTGGTGTAAACGCTCCGGATATTCAAGAATTCTTAGTAGTACCTGTAGGTGCTAAAAGTATTGAACAAGCAGTATTCGGTAATGTTGCAATTCATAAAAAGCTTAAAGAACTAATAGCAAAAAAAGATTCTGCTTTCACTGGTGGAAAAGGTGATGAAGGTGGATGGATTCCTAATGTAACTAATGATACCGCATTAGAAATTCAAGCTCAAGCTTGTGAAGAAGTAAGCAATGAACTTGGTTTTGAAATCAGACCTTCCCTTGACTTTGCATCATCTGAATTCTGGGATGCAGACAAAGGTAAATATGTCTATGAACAAGACGGTATTGAAAGAGATACCGGTGAACAAGTGGAATATGTTAAAGATATTATCAATACCTATGGAATGTTCTATGTAGAAGATCCATTTGATGAAAATGATTTTGATGGTTTCTCACAATTAACCTCTGAGGTAGGGGATAAATGTCTTGTCTGTGGAGACGATTTATTTGTAACTAATAAAGAGTATTTAGCTAAAGGTATTGCTCAGAATGCTGCTAATGCTATTATTATTAAACCTAATCAAATTGGTTCATTAACTGAAACTTATGCTACTGTAAAATTAGCTAAAGAAAACAATGTTGTTCCTGTTGTTTCTCACAGGTCTGGAGAAACTACTGATGAAACTATTGCACACTTAGCTGTTGCATGGGGAGCTCCTATTATTAAAACTGGAGCAGTTAGTGGTGAAAGAATCGCAAAACTTAATGAACTCATCCGTATTGAGGAAGAATTATCTGACCCTAAAATGGCAAGTTTCAATTAG
- a CDS encoding 4Fe-4S dicluster domain-containing protein yields MIIITIDYDKCQGSECAECIDICPMEILLLDGDKVTVVNPEECSLCEVCMDVCPEESIEVIDND; encoded by the coding sequence ATGATTATAATAACTATTGATTATGATAAATGTCAAGGTTCTGAATGTGCAGAATGTATTGATATTTGTCCAATGGAAATTTTATTACTTGACGGCGATAAAGTTACAGTTGTTAATCCCGAAGAATGTAGCTTATGTGAAGTATGTATGGATGTATGTCCTGAGGAATCAATAGAAGTTATTGATAATGATTAA
- the rpsB gene encoding 30S ribosomal protein S2: MSELLIQLDNYLAAGLHIGTQQKTSDMEKYIFRVRSDGLHVLDIRKTDERIQKVAKFLAQYDPQDILVVSTRLYGQAPVKKFGEVIGCKTIPGRFIPGTLTNPQYHKFIEPKVIVVTDPRSDNQAILEAKQNGIPVVGLCDTENLLSYIDLCIPVNNKGKKAIALVYWLLARQILREKGVIPEDGEIDLEPSDFELKVKN, from the coding sequence GTGTCAGAACTTTTAATACAATTAGATAATTACTTAGCAGCAGGTTTACATATTGGAACTCAACAAAAAACTAGTGATATGGAAAAATACATATTCCGTGTAAGATCAGACGGTTTACATGTATTAGATATTAGAAAAACCGATGAAAGAATCCAAAAAGTAGCTAAATTTTTAGCTCAATATGATCCACAGGATATCTTAGTTGTATCTACCAGATTATATGGTCAGGCTCCTGTTAAAAAATTTGGGGAAGTTATTGGATGTAAAACTATTCCTGGAAGATTTATTCCTGGAACCTTAACAAATCCACAATATCATAAATTCATTGAACCTAAAGTTATTGTTGTAACTGATCCTAGATCTGATAATCAGGCTATTTTAGAAGCTAAACAAAATGGAATTCCTGTAGTAGGTTTATGTGATACTGAAAACTTACTCAGTTACATTGATTTATGTATTCCTGTAAATAACAAAGGTAAAAAGGCTATTGCTTTAGTTTACTGGTTACTTGCAAGACAAATCTTAAGGGAAAAAGGAGTCATTCCTGAAGATGGTGAAATCGATTTAGAACCATCTGACTTTGAATTAAAAGTTAAAAACTAA
- the amrB gene encoding AmmeMemoRadiSam system protein B: protein MLRKPAVAGSFYYSNPKDLEESIEYSFLCESGVGSIPKLNKSFNSNLKGIMVPHAGYIYSGPVASYGFSKLVENGFPDTFIILCPNHTGFGSGYVSVFDEGMWETPLGNVEVDSDLADIFIKNSKYADVDYQAHYREHSIEVELPFLQYFSDDFKILPICINVQNLQTSLDIAYSIRESVEEISSSILLISSTDLSHFLSQDTTLIKDEIVLNDIANMNHEKLLDDVSKYNITMCGYGTVASNIIYSKECGVKKADILKHQTSGDVSGDYSSVVGYGAGVFKSD from the coding sequence ATGTTAAGAAAACCGGCAGTTGCAGGATCTTTTTATTATTCAAATCCTAAAGATTTGGAGGAAAGTATTGAGTATTCATTTTTATGTGAATCTGGTGTAGGTTCCATTCCAAAATTAAATAAATCTTTTAACTCAAATCTAAAAGGTATTATGGTTCCTCATGCAGGATATATTTATTCAGGACCAGTTGCATCTTATGGTTTCAGCAAACTTGTAGAAAATGGTTTTCCAGATACTTTTATAATATTATGTCCGAACCACACTGGCTTCGGTAGTGGTTATGTTTCAGTTTTTGATGAGGGTATGTGGGAGACTCCATTAGGTAATGTTGAGGTGGACAGTGATTTGGCAGATATCTTTATTAAGAATTCCAAATATGCGGATGTGGATTATCAGGCCCATTACAGGGAACATAGTATTGAGGTTGAACTTCCATTTCTCCAGTATTTTTCAGATGATTTCAAAATACTTCCCATATGTATAAATGTTCAAAATCTTCAAACATCACTTGATATTGCATATAGTATCAGGGAGTCTGTGGAAGAAATATCCTCATCAATATTATTGATTTCAAGTACTGATTTATCACATTTTCTTAGTCAAGATACAACTTTAATTAAAGATGAAATTGTTTTAAATGATATTGCAAACATGAACCATGAAAAATTACTTGATGATGTATCTAAATATAACATAACCATGTGCGGTTATGGAACCGTTGCCTCTAACATTATATATTCTAAAGAATGTGGTGTTAAAAAAGCAGATATTCTAAAACATCAAACCAGTGGTGATGTTAGTGGAGATTATAGTTCTGTAGTAGGATATGGTGCTGGAGTGTTTAAATCAGATTAA